Part of the Anaerolineales bacterium genome is shown below.
GGGAGCATTGGTGGGTTGTGGAGCCTGAGTCGGAGCGGCCATGGGAGCGCATCCCGCCAGGCAAAGCGAGAATACGAAAAACATGGGCAATGCAATCTTTCGGAACATCCAGACCTCCAAAAGAAAAATAGGGAACGAACTTGCCATGAAAAAGAATAACCCGGCCTTTCGGTCGGGTTACGGGTCTGGCGATTGCGGGTCTGCCATACTCCACCTCCTTAATCCGAGAAGGGTTTTCGAGTATCGTCGAGGCAGGCGTCCTGGCTTGTCGGAGGATCCGACTCACAGTTGCGGTACAGCGCTGGACTCGCACCAGCTTCCACCTTTATGCCCTGGCTTCCGGGCGGCGGGTCACCTCAACGTTATTCGGTTGTTAATCCACGGGAATTCTATGAAGGAACGCGGTTTTTGTCAATCGGCTTCATGCCCGGAATAGGATTGGATGTAATACCGGATGATTTTCCGTCGGCAACATGCCGTGCGGTCGAACCGCATCACGAACGGGATGGGCGGACCGCAAGGAACCGGCGCCCGAGCTCAAGCGCGATAATCCGTCGCCGCTTGGGAAAACGCCGGCCTATAGCAGGCAGACGATGGACCGTGGACGACGGACCACAGCCGTCATCCGTTTTGGTTCATCATCTCACGTCCGGGGTTTTTCCCCGGCCGCGGATACAGGGACCACTGCGAAAATCAACCATGGTCGTGCATATCCTCCGGGGGGCGGACCTCACAGGCACCCGTACACCGCCTCGCGGACTGCGCGTTCGCGCGGATCGCCGGAAACGGAGAAGCCCATGTGGTTCATGACATATGCGTAGCCGATTCCCGGGTCCGGGTCGGCGAAGGCGAGCGATCCGCCCGCTCCGCCGATTCCAAACGCGCGGCTGCTGGTTCCGAACGGAAGATCCGGCGACGGCTTGGCAAACCCCAGCGAGAAGCGGAAATCCATCCGCGCCACCCGGTCGATCTTTTCGCCGGGCGGAAGCGCAACGGGCGATTCCAAATCGGCGAGGAATTCGGGGGTTAGCCCCAGCTTCTTTCCGCCTGCGGCGAACTCGTGGAACAGGAGCGCCATTCCGCGCGCGCTTCCGATCCCGTTCCCGGCCGGCATCTCCACCGACTGCAGCTCCCGCCGGTTGAAGTTGTCGTGCTTGAGGAGCTGCTTCGGGTCGATCATGCTGCGCCAGGTGAGCGACCAGGGGTTAAAGAATTGGAACAGGATGCGGGTGTCCATCTCCCTCAGATGGGAAAACAGCTGGAATACCGAATTCATTCCGCCGTGCAAAACGGCAATCCGCTCCTGCGGAGTCTCCGGAGGCAGGCCGATATGGAACTCCGCCCCCAGCGGTCCGGCGATCTCCTCGCGGAAGAACCTTCCCAGGCTGCGGTGCCGCGGATCGACCCGGCGCAGGAGTTCCCCCATATACCAGCCGATCGTCCAACAGTGGTATCCCTGCCGGGTCCCGGGCTCCCACAACGGCTTCTTCTCCGCCAGCGACGCGGCCTGCGCCGAGGTGTCAAAATCGGCAAAGGCGCGCAAGCGCAACCCGTCGAGCGTGCACAACCCCGCGCGGTGCCCGAGCAGCGTGCGGACGGTGATATCCTGCTTGCCATTGTGGGCGAACTCCGGCCAATAGGCGGCCACTTTCCCGTCGTACTCCAGCCAGCCGCGCCCGTTGGCCACGGCCAGGGTCATCGCCGCGAAGCCCTTGGTCGAGGAAAAAACCGGGACGAGGGTATCCTCTTGCCACGGCGCCCGCGTTCGATCGTCGCGCGCGCCGCCCCACAAGTCCACGACCTTGCGGCTTTGCCGGAAGACGGCGCAGGCCGCACCGAGTTCCCCGCGCCCGGAAAAATTGCGGGCGAACGCCTCGCGCACCGGCTCGAATCCGGGCGCTACGCTGCCGTGGACGGTTTCGCTTCTCGCTGTCATCTGCCACCCCAACGATCTTGATGTTCGGCGCCGGCCTATGGCAAGCAGACCTTCGACCATTGCCGCTGATTGTTCGAGTTCCTCATATCGTGTCCGAAATTTTTTTCCGCGGCCGCGGGCATGGGAACCACACCAATAATCGGCGATGGTCGATGCCTGCCCCCGAGTGCCTTTGTCGGGAGGGGTTTATCGTCTATGGTCGGTCATGAGATGGTCCATCGCCCATCGGCGGTTTTTCCATAATCGTGGAGTAATAGGAGCGCTTAAGAACCTTCCGCCTCAGCGCGGTCCAGCACTTCGACAACCCCCCGCGACCCATCGACCCGTACGCACTGCCCGGTTTTCAAGCGGGTGGTCGCCTCTTGCACGCCGACCACGCCGGGGATGCCGTACTCGCGCGCCACAACCGAGCCGTGGGTCATCATCCCGCCCGTCTCCATCACCAGCGCGGCAGCCGAGAGGAACAACGGGGTCCAGGAAGGGTCGGTCCC
Proteins encoded:
- a CDS encoding beta-lactamase family protein gives rise to the protein MTARSETVHGSVAPGFEPVREAFARNFSGRGELGAACAVFRQSRKVVDLWGGARDDRTRAPWQEDTLVPVFSSTKGFAAMTLAVANGRGWLEYDGKVAAYWPEFAHNGKQDITVRTLLGHRAGLCTLDGLRLRAFADFDTSAQAASLAEKKPLWEPGTRQGYHCWTIGWYMGELLRRVDPRHRSLGRFFREEIAGPLGAEFHIGLPPETPQERIAVLHGGMNSVFQLFSHLREMDTRILFQFFNPWSLTWRSMIDPKQLLKHDNFNRRELQSVEMPAGNGIGSARGMALLFHEFAAGGKKLGLTPEFLADLESPVALPPGEKIDRVARMDFRFSLGFAKPSPDLPFGTSSRAFGIGGAGGSLAFADPDPGIGYAYVMNHMGFSVSGDPRERAVREAVYGCL